The genomic window TTACGTGTTGGCCTACCGGTAAACTTTTTTGAACCAGCGATGCCAACCTAAGCCCCCAGGCACGGCCTTGGGGTCGACTTGTGTGGCCTGGTGTGGAGTCCTCGCGGTCTCTGCCATCGGCCTCTAGGCCTACCACTCCAGAACTTCCCTCAtccgctgctcggggactccctttgCCCGCTGCTCGAGGACTCCCTCCCTTTCCTTCGATTGCTCCTCTACGCGCGTGTTGCGCAGAGGCGCCTCCATGCTTGGAGAAGGAGCTACCGGAGCCccgtcatcatccgaccacttggacatcgccgcacttcgtgttcgagtggtctggtcaccaccaagcgagatgtcgcCTAGTTTGTGGGGAACAACACCtgctgtcttcctcttcttctaggccggcTCATCTACCGTTGCCCTCTTCCCCCAGACTTTATCTGATACCAGGGGGTACTCTTCGTCCGACCAGCATCTGTGCCTTCAAACTCCGATGAGGCGTTGGCCGCATCTTCTTCAGGCCAAGCTGGCGGCCGAGCGTCTACTGCCTGTGGCCAATCGCCCCtcggcacgcccgagaagtacaccgctctttcctacgaatggatctttgcataagtgaatcagttcactgctcggcaacAATCATGGATAAAAAGCATCGCGAACAAAACAATCGGGGTGATTACCTGAGGAGGCGAATTTGTACAGTTGAAGGCCCTCGTCTGCCTTGACACGCTGAATGAGGcatttggagcgaatagctctgtggcCCGCTCTAGCACGTCATCCCTCGACAGCCTCCCCATGCTCTCTCGAGTACCATCGGcgtcccccttgaagtcaaagctcaGATGGgctctctccttgcagggctggacgcggcgcaatatgaagctcgccgccactaGTCTGCCATTAATCTCCATGCCCATTATCAGGTCGAGAAGCTCCCTAACCTACTCCACGTTAGCACTGCACGGCTTCTTcgaccagctcttctggctctccGGGATGTGGCCGACATCGCAGCGGATTatagggtggctctgcttcatgtagaaacacctagcgttccaccccttcagagaAGTATTAAGCGGTATAGTGATGTAGTCGCTCACCATCCCATCTCGAAGTTGCagatatacgccgccgaccaccttggaaccgttgccgcccttcttcttcaaccagaacaagtgtctaaagaggttgaagtgcggaaggACCCCCAGATATGCCTCGTAGAAGTGgacaaagattgagatgtgcaaaatagtgtttggatagagattgcatagactaatgacccagaactccaacagatccctcaggaaaggatgaacaggaaatcccaacccatgctagaaataatcctcaaacaccactacttcatcagtatgaggtattgggaagggctcactgctggctggccgccatccagcgGTGACTCATCAGaaagaacgcccgcctccactAGCCTGTTGATCTCTACCTCCCCCATCCTCGATggtacccattccttgtcatggCTGGCTACGGCGGCCGCCTTCTTCGGCTTCACAGCTCCCTTCTTcgacgccatctctcagatctattTAGGGTTTGATGGCGGATGCGCGTGTGAATCTAAAAgtgtgagggctgaggaggaagatgaagtggcaaagtggcaaaggtgggagcgtggggtgTGGTGGCGCATTTATGTAGCACTCCCCCACTCTTTCGCATTTGAGgatttttgggaaaccattcccgcGATTTGTGCCCCTCTGGATTCTCCGAAGTGATTTattgggccgttacctgggctttcgtGTAACTACAGCCCATATCGTCCATTTATCGTCGTGATTTGTTACTACTCACCGAATATTTGCCGACTTctctgccatttattgaggctcagtaaccgctactgtacaaccattactctggttttttctctacggtttgatttctccgatattttcacttgtggctcggggactacgccatcactATGACTTGTTTCCTCACCACACTAGGGACTTTCTCTTAGTTGcttttgtttctgaccctggcaccacgtgactatgtcacctactgttaggctcaggggactaagtgggcacacttcaccttgcggtgaatgtgcttttctcatttcggggctacgcccgaggactggctgcctgcttggttggtcttctacttttcttctactttggaccctagcaccacgtgactacgtcacctaatgtcaggctcggggactaagtgggcacacttcaccttgcagtgagtgtgtttgctttaatctgaaAAACTCCACGCCTCCTGCAATTGAAGAAGACTCTCTCCTTTCTCacggtcggactctaagtggacacacttggtccactgcggggAATTTTTCAATTTTGGAcgtgagctccttacatccttatggcaagtcgtacttgggtcacactgctcggcgacggttcacgctactcggtgatggttcacgtTGCTCGGCGACGGCTCACAACTGCTCAGCAACTCACCACGATGGTTGGACCTTGAGTTTGACTGTTCGGCTTCgttcgcacctgctcgaacaagctTAAGACGGTGTTACACAATAGAtacaaggtgctcagggactagctgtggggggcatgaccccggatacccatggcagaccacatgggttgcgccttCAGAGgtgacccagcccacaagacgaagccttgcggggcacgacgctgctcggcgcctcccgcaagacaccggtaagatatcctgaagatactacgagatctgttaggatacgtatgatcccatgatttctgtaatctgttattacttttcggttatctcctagatctaaccgacttgtaaccctaccccccagactatataaggcgggcagggcccCCCTTCAAACTCATgccatatcatacgatagccaatacaatccaacagactacaggagtagggtattacgtcataccgaCGACCTGagcctgtctaactcgtgtgtctctgttgccttcttgttctcgattgcacgcatctctgtcgatcaatctaccttcgtgggatacctctcggaggactgccgacgatattctgtcgacggGATTTGTAATGGTCAAATTTTCTTAAGTTTGATTGGATTTGTagaaaaatattagcaatatttgtgGATGCATTTGGCAGCAGATCTAGATTCTCTCAGAAACATTTCGAATTCGGTTTCTTCTTGTGAATCAAAATCGCTTTCTCAAGTCGTTTGGCAAGTAGATCAGATTCTGATTTTTGAAGGGTGTCCAAAACCACTGGTTTacataaaaaatcataaaattatATAAGTTTTACAAAAAATGATATTTTTATGGGCGAAGATCAAATCAAAAGCAACCAATTTTAATTGGTTTCACTTGAAGAGGGTCACTAGAAATAATTTCTAGATTAGATGGGAGATAGCAACGAAAGAAATAGAATCCCGAGAAACTACTCTAGTGGTGATTCTGATCTCTAGTACAAAAGGAGAGAAACACTAGAAACGTTTCTGCCTGGAATCAGTATAGTGTTTGATCGTTTGGAAGTGTTTCTAGTGATTCTGAAGAGAATCGAAACCGATTCTTGCATCATATCCAACGGCCCTGTATCTCTAAATAGTTATATTATCAAAATATATTCAGGCAAATTATCTAATGACACTACTATGCACCGTGAATATTAACATTTttcttatatatttagttaaaattgaaaatatttgacttctcgaaaaatgAAAATGACACTCTTTATGGGACTGGAGGGAGTAGTTGTCATTCTCACTGTTCCATGCACCTTTCTCTTATCTAGGTACACCTTTTTCTTTTGCCAATACTtgcatctctatctctatctccttGTTTTGTGTGCACCACTACCTTTTCATTCCTCTTAAATTCCGGTATCCAAATCTAAAACGTCTACTAGTTTAGAGAGGGAGGGAGTATGCCTTTAAAGCTCCAAGAAATGATATGACAATTTTGTTTCTCGCTCTCTGCTTTTGTAGTTTCACTAGCGGTTGTTGCGGCCCTTTCCTGACACGCTTGTCGTTCACCTTACCCACCACTGAATCTAGGAGGGACCGAGGGAGATTAGGAGGAGAGAGAAGCCCTATTTGGCTGAGCTCTggctctgaaatttttgtggattTTCTAAAGCTAAAGTAGCTCTAGGAAATCCTGAATCTGGAGATACAGACATGCCAAGTGTATTTACATGACTCATTTCGTTTATAGTTTAGATTAAATATAAATATCTAAACCCGGTTTAATTTAATCTACAAACTATAGGTCCAGCATAGATCTCAGAGCTAGAAAGTGTGTCAAGCAGGCCCAAAGAGGGATTGAGATCTAAAAGAGGGCACGTGGTAATTGGTTGCTAGCCGGCCTAATCAACATGATTACAGGAGGCAACGGGTCGAGCCAAAGTTTGAACCCATTGGCCTAttatcttttccttttctttttctattctgTGTCTATACTGTTTCATGCCAAAATATATATTGAAAGAGAAGTTTACATTTCATTTACAATAATTGGCACTCAAGTCCAAGAACATAAGTAAATCAaaacatataaatatatataacaTGATTAAATATGCAATTCATAATTTAGTTAACAACCTATATTAAATTGTCATGCATATGTTTAGGTTTTATCTATCCTAGTTTGAACTAATGTTGACTAGTGTTTGACCTATACGCAATATGACCACAACACCAAGCATTTGAAGAAGATTTTGAAACATTCACATTTTTCATTTAGGATTTATTGGGTGGAGTGTTACAACCGTGGTGTTAAACTGGAGTTTCATGTGGCATGTGAAGATAAGCTAAAGTAAAATGAAAGTATATCAGTATTGTTTGGCTACCATTTTAATTTTTAAAGATTcacatatatttatttattttttcttgaaGACTTAGACATGGATTCTATTATTAATAGTAGGTATCAATATTGTATATTTGGTAGTTGTGTCTTGGGCTTTCAATGTGGGGCTATCACTCTGAGGATTCTTGGAAACTGAGTGAAAATCACCCTGTGTATCGTCATATAAATATTTTGGATACCACAATTCCAAAATTAAGTAAGTCCAATTTGTTGCATGCCAACTACTAGTATAAAAGATCAAATCCCTTCTTCATCTAGTAGACTGCAGTGAGGATAGtattataaaaaaattaattatTGCTACCACCTATATGACTTTTGATTTACTAGTTTGCTATCCGTTCCAAGATTCTTGGACATTAATAAAAGTCCAATACCAGATTTGCCATATgctataaatataaataataacCATTTCAATATCAAGCAAAGATCAATACAAGATCCTAGGCAAAATCAACCCAATACTACTAGAGGGAATTCCTTTtgagccattataaaagatcataATTTTTTGTGAGCCTAGTGAAAAAGTTTGGCGGACTTCAGTGTCACTACTCtaatttttttttgccctccatGCCAAAGCCGTCAGATTGagctctaacggtgtcaaactgtAGGTgtaaaaagtcgaaaatacccttaggtctaaatatgccattaattttttcgagcatcttagcgacttcaaataaaaaaactcaaaactagaaatttgtagatctcgttgacatctacaattttcatataaaattatcttcatttaattctgaaaaaaagatatgatttgatatgattaatctatcttagaaaaattatatctttttgtgatattaaatgaagataatttttatatgaaaattgtagatctcgacgagatctacaactttctagttttgactttttccatttgaagtcgttaagatactCAAAAAATTAATGGCATATTTAGACCTAAGGATATTTTTTACTTTTCACACCTAtagtttgacaccgttagagcccAATCTAACAGCAGTGGCATGgagagcaaaaaaaaaattgaagcaATAGCGCTGAAGTCCGTCGAACTTTTTTAGTGACTCACAGGAAATtgtgatcttttttaatggctcaCAAGAAATTCCCTCGTACTACTATAGAATGGCTATGAAAGGAGTCATTAACATCCTTGTTGTGTGCGCTTTTGTATTTACCATGTTTAGAACTGGTGAAGCTTTCGATAACTACGATTGTCTTGAAGAGAAAGATTTGGTCATGAGCAAATGCAGTGAAGACCCTAAGAAAAGAGGGTGATTACGTCCCCCAGAGGACAAATGTCGTAAAGCGGTGTAACATTGTAACATGGTTTGCGTTTGTCATATACTCAACCCTAATGATGAGAAGTATGTAGACCCGAAGAAACTTGTTCGTCTTGCAAGGGAATGCAACAAGCCTGTGCCAGTTGGATATAATTGTGGAAGTAAGTTCTTAAATGTATTCATATTCATCTTAGCAAAATAAACATTTGTACTACTACGTCTGTACTATATATGCAAGAAATGCTCATACTGCAATTTGTTACTGATGTTTAGGTTGAAATGTTCACCCGCCAAATTAACCGCCGCCACCAGCTGAGGCACATCCATGAGTTATGACAAAAGCATTCATGTAACCCATGGAAGAATAGTGAAATAATAAGTGTTCGCAAGTATTTACTTGTTGAGAGTTGATAAGTATTCAATTTTTTGGGCGCCGAAAGCAAAAGGAATTTTGGGCACATCTTAAGCCGCTCTATTGATTAGATCTAAATAGCATTTAGACTGCACGATGTGTTGAATTCCTCCATGTGGATGGATTCAATTATGTCCTTTGTTATCCTTTTCTTGTCAAAGAAATCTGAGACACAGACCCATATCGTCGCACCTAACATTGTAGATGTATTGAACCAGGAAAGTCTTCCCCACCCCGCCAGTGCCAATTGGGATGACAGAAACATTGATTTTGCAGTTAGTCTCAGCAGCATGTCTAGCACTGCCGCTTTTAACTATGCTTGGCTCTGGATGTAGATGCGACACAATTACCTACTGCTGCTCTCTTCCCATTAGACCCTGCAAATGCATTTGGCATGCTACAGTCCTGGTCTAAAATTTTCTAGCTCTAGGAAATTTGGAGCTCTGTCAAACACAGCCTAATTATTATTGTTCAAATCCCGCTCTTTGAGATGTGAAACACTGTTTTTATCTAAACTATGCATGCAAAAGTTGGACTCTTGCGGTACCAGGGGTTTTGGCTGGACACGCGATTCCTACCTTCGGTACGTGTTCTGGTACGGTTACGTACGCACTATTTGTATAATACGAAGGCCGCCGGGATCAGACTTCTGAGCGACGTACGCCAGCATGTTTCCTTGAATTAAGGCTCTCGTCTGTTGCCCTAGCTAATTTCGCCGCCGCCAATCTCCCACGCGCGCATGACATGGTTGCTGGTGATACCAACTCCTCATCTTCAGCTAACCCATCGCTGCTGCCCGCGACGTCGTCGAGATGCCTGACGCATGGCATCACCGCGACGCACGACTACAAGGTGTCCAACTTCTCGCTGCTCGTGGGCATCGGCCAGGTCGTTGCCTCGAGCACCTTCAGCGCCGGCGGGTGCAACTGGAGCATCAGGTTCTTCcccgacggcgacgacgagacTCCTGAAGAGGCAGCCTCTTTCACGGCGGTCTACCTGTGCCTTGTGGCGGGACCGGCCGGTACCAGGGTCAAGTTCAAAATCACTCTGCTCGACGACAAAGGTCGCCGAGTGTCGACGAGGGcagggaagaggaggaagaagagaaaagagaCCGCCGACTTGACGAGAACCGAAACCTCCACCTACGACCGTGTCGGTGCCATGTGGGGCACGAACACGTTCTTCGACAGATCCGTGCTGGAGGGGCGCTGCTGTGGGACTCCAACGACAGCTTCACGATCCGGTGCGCCATGGCCGTCATCCGAACGCACACGGAGGACGACGCCATCATCGAGGTCCCGGAGTCAGTCCTCCGCCACGACCTGGCGCGCATGCTCAGGGACGGCGACGGCACCGACGTGACGTTCGTCGTCGGCGACCGGTTCTTCCGCGCGCACCGCTCCATGGTGTTCAAGGCGCAGCTCTTCGGCGCCATGAAGGAGGCCCAAGCCTAGGGCAGCGTGCCGTGCGTCATTAGGGTGGACGACATGGATCCCGCCGCCTTCGCGGGGCTCCTCCATAATTACATCTACACGGACTCGCTCGCCGACGACTGCACCGCGGGCAGGGTCGTGGCGGCGCAGCACCTGCTCGTGGCCGCGGACCGGTACGGGCTCGACAGGCTGAGGGTGCTATGCGAGACGAGGCTGTGTGGCTGGATCGAGCGACGTGCAGTCGGTGGCGACCACCTTGGCGTTGCCCGAGCGGCACC from Miscanthus floridulus cultivar M001 chromosome 11, ASM1932011v1, whole genome shotgun sequence includes these protein-coding regions:
- the LOC136492377 gene encoding BTB/POZ and MATH domain-containing protein 2-like, whose protein sequence is MVAGDTNSSSSANPSLLPATSSRCLTHGITATHDYKVSNFSLLVGIGQVVASSTFSAGGCNWSIRFFPDGDDETPEEAASFTAVYLCLVAGPAGTRIRAGGALLWDSNDSFTIRCAMAVIRTHTEDDAIIEVPESVLRHDLARMLRDGDGTDVTFVVGDRFFRAHRSMVFKAQLFGAMKEAQA